One Euphorbia lathyris chromosome 1, ddEupLath1.1, whole genome shotgun sequence DNA segment encodes these proteins:
- the LOC136204545 gene encoding basic leucine zipper 43: MLSEEFEFSGVHYLAPENLGASNFGLMQESSMPAFNLNRLLNNFYDNSPHPFPQAVQEFPQQSTSLSNNSSTSDEAEENQLRIIDERKQRRMISNRESARRSRMRKQKHLDELWSQVVRLRNENHSLIDKLNHVSQCHDNVLQENARLKEEASDLRQMLTDLQIPTPSVDLLH, translated from the coding sequence ATGCTTTCAGAGGAGTTTGAGTTTTCAGGTGTGCACTATCTAGCCCCTGAAAACTTAGGTGCTTCTAACTTTGGGTTGATGCAGGAAAGCAGCATGCCAGCCTTCAATTTAAACAGATTGCTAAACAACTTCTATGATAATTCTCCACATCCCTTTCCACAGGCAGTTCAGGAATTCCCCCAACAGTCCACTAGTCTCAGCAACAATTCAAGCACTTCTGATGAAGCTGAAGAAAACCAACTCAGAATCATTGACGAAAGGAAGCAACGTAGAATGATTTCCAACAGAGAGTCTGCTCGAAGATCAAGGATGAGGAAACAAAAACACCTTGATGAACTTTGGTCTCAAGTTGTTCGTCTTCGTAACGAAAATCATAGCCTTATAGACAAATTAAATCATGTTTCTCAGTGTCATGATAATGTTCTTCAAGAGAATGCAAGGCTTAAAGAAGAAGCTTCTGATCTCCGACAAATGCTCACTGATTTGCAAATTCCTACTCCTTCTGTTGATTTACTTCATTGA